A stretch of Streptococcus chenjunshii DNA encodes these proteins:
- a CDS encoding replication initiator protein A: MTYLSKLSDLDESLNDLDSEQIYIPKVLLGNEDFKGLKPKEVLLYSFLLNRLREPFDFIQKGYDENGYTFVQFKVDELCELLNQSKSTVISLKKRLQQYGLIEEVKVGNNQPNRIYLTDKLVHYIAQGEGL; encoded by the coding sequence ATGACTTATTTATCAAAATTATCTGATTTAGACGAATCATTGAATGATTTGGATTCTGAACAAATCTATATTCCCAAAGTACTCCTTGGGAATGAAGATTTTAAGGGGCTGAAACCCAAGGAGGTGTTACTGTATTCTTTTTTATTAAATCGGTTAAGAGAGCCGTTTGATTTTATTCAAAAAGGGTATGATGAAAATGGCTATACCTTTGTTCAGTTCAAGGTTGACGAATTATGTGAACTGCTGAATCAGAGCAAAAGTACTGTCATTTCTTTAAAGAAAAGGTTACAACAATATGGTTTGATTGAAGAAGTTAAAGTAGGCAATAATCAGCCGAATCGAATTTATTTAACAGATAAGCTTGTTCATTATATAGCACAAGGAGAGGGATTATGA
- a CDS encoding ISLre2 family transposase, whose amino-acid sequence MTTFDERELKEQLFEQNAIDFYDFVAKYDDQMVPIMKARGYTCVHSMERTVAFTFGEFTFRRRRWKKGDKWVIPVDEKLGLKKNVRFSWEFMYQIAKLSTMMPYDKVTQVIQLTYHITITKPTVVQAVKICDKLLEERAAYRFYEESINSINRDKQKVDVIYIEGDGVMVKAHDSDTENRHYDLSHFVVHTGSHKIGSNRFELKGKKEFVALDNRLAREQVLDYLYNTYEITDQTLLITNSDGGHGYTPYIFKEIAKALKIKRHEHFWDEYHVNQKLKKFFKPYSEELLDKAFQAIKQHDKGKLRTVLDTTEALVLAEEELEAFEDFKRKLLNNFQYTKPAELRGFSHAGIGIMESQHRKITYRMKKRGMYWTVWGAETMGRIIVLSYEDKLRDLFFGSWREDYEKLVELESLSAGTIKAKLNQIEREYSLHRLSKKESQRAFWSNK is encoded by the coding sequence ATGACGACCTTTGATGAAAGAGAACTGAAGGAGCAACTATTTGAACAAAATGCGATTGACTTTTATGACTTTGTGGCCAAGTATGATGACCAAATGGTCCCAATTATGAAAGCTAGAGGATACACTTGCGTACATTCCATGGAACGTACAGTTGCTTTTACATTTGGAGAATTTACCTTCCGTCGCCGTCGATGGAAGAAAGGAGATAAGTGGGTAATTCCAGTTGATGAAAAATTAGGACTGAAAAAGAATGTCCGATTCTCTTGGGAATTTATGTATCAGATTGCTAAATTATCTACGATGATGCCTTATGACAAAGTAACTCAGGTTATTCAGCTGACTTATCACATTACAATTACTAAACCTACAGTAGTTCAAGCTGTTAAGATTTGTGATAAGCTGCTAGAAGAACGTGCAGCTTATCGTTTCTATGAGGAATCTATTAATTCTATTAATCGAGATAAACAAAAAGTCGATGTTATCTATATTGAAGGTGATGGTGTTATGGTAAAAGCACATGACAGTGATACAGAGAATCGTCATTATGATTTGTCTCACTTCGTTGTGCATACTGGAAGCCATAAAATTGGTAGTAATCGCTTTGAACTAAAAGGTAAAAAAGAATTTGTAGCCCTGGATAATCGCTTAGCTAGGGAACAAGTCTTGGACTATCTCTACAACACTTATGAGATAACTGACCAAACATTACTGATCACTAATTCTGATGGTGGCCACGGTTATACACCATATATTTTTAAAGAGATTGCCAAGGCGCTGAAAATCAAGCGACATGAGCATTTCTGGGACGAGTATCATGTAAACCAGAAACTAAAAAAGTTCTTTAAGCCCTACTCAGAGGAGCTTCTTGATAAAGCTTTTCAGGCGATTAAGCAGCATGATAAAGGGAAGCTTCGTACAGTTCTTGATACGACAGAAGCATTGGTATTAGCGGAAGAAGAACTTGAAGCTTTTGAAGACTTTAAAAGAAAGTTGCTTAATAATTTTCAGTACACTAAGCCAGCAGAGCTAAGAGGATTCAGTCATGCAGGTATAGGCATTATGGAAAGTCAACACAGAAAAATTACGTACAGGATGAAGAAACGTGGTATGTACTGGACAGTATGGGGAGCTGAAACTATGGGTCGTATCATTGTTCTTAGCTATGAAGATAAATTACGAGATTTGTTTTTTGGTTCTTGGAGAGAAGATTACGAAAAATTAGTTGAGTTAGAATCTTTATCAGCTGGAACCATCAAGGCAAAATTAAATCAAATTGAGAGAGAATATAGTCTGCATCGGTTGAGCAAAAAGGAAAGTCAACGGGCTTTTTGGTCAAATAAGTAG